One genomic window of Prochlorococcus sp. MIT 0603 includes the following:
- a CDS encoding acylneuraminate cytidylyltransferase, whose translation MNIALIPARGGSKGIKRKNLQCVGGIPLLERTIKAAQSSKNIDKVYVSSDCNEILENATLNGAIAIKRSKDLSRDDTSTDPVLIHALENIETKEGRVNLFLLLQCTSPFTTADEIDHVVNIFKINRKEHDAAFAAHLSHSFIWKYDEKNKKSSGLNHASDKPRKRRQDINSKIFKELGSVYVIERDALINSKSRFGTNPLPVNVETLNQYLEIDEYKDLDIANTIAKNQYKENIGNLLSCKIKKIKAVVMDFDGVFTNNMVTTDCNGKETVYCSKYDSLGISLIRNLGIELFVITSELHESITYRLKKLNINYVQSIEEKSKSLNNFMRIKGYSREDILYIGNDSNDISVKSLTSIFVCPNDSHKNVLEIADLITKNSGGRGCIREVCDLITNLKEKH comes from the coding sequence ATGAATATCGCGTTGATTCCAGCAAGGGGAGGTTCCAAAGGCATTAAGAGGAAGAATTTGCAATGTGTTGGAGGCATTCCTCTGCTTGAAAGGACTATAAAAGCTGCACAATCCTCAAAAAATATTGACAAGGTTTACGTATCATCTGACTGCAATGAAATCCTAGAAAACGCAACTTTAAATGGGGCCATCGCTATCAAGAGGAGTAAAGATCTTTCCAGGGACGATACCAGTACAGATCCAGTATTAATACATGCACTTGAGAATATAGAAACAAAAGAGGGCAGAGTTAATTTGTTCTTGCTGCTTCAATGCACATCTCCTTTTACTACTGCAGATGAAATTGATCATGTAGTAAATATTTTTAAAATCAATCGTAAAGAGCATGATGCAGCATTTGCTGCACATCTGAGTCATTCATTTATATGGAAATACGATGAAAAGAACAAAAAGAGCAGTGGATTAAATCATGCATCTGATAAACCTAGAAAAAGAAGGCAAGATATTAATAGCAAAATATTTAAAGAACTAGGCTCTGTATATGTTATAGAAAGAGATGCTCTAATAAATTCCAAATCAAGATTTGGGACAAATCCTTTGCCTGTCAATGTGGAAACTCTTAATCAATATCTAGAAATAGATGAATATAAAGATTTAGATATTGCTAATACAATTGCTAAAAACCAATACAAAGAAAATATTGGTAATTTATTAAGTTGCAAAATCAAAAAAATTAAAGCTGTTGTAATGGACTTTGATGGTGTATTTACAAATAATATGGTAACTACTGATTGCAATGGGAAAGAAACAGTTTATTGCAGTAAATATGACAGTCTCGGAATAAGCTTAATAAGGAATTTAGGGATTGAATTATTTGTCATAACATCTGAGTTACATGAATCAATAACCTACAGGCTAAAGAAGTTAAATATAAACTATGTACAATCAATAGAAGAGAAGTCTAAATCTCTAAATAATTTTATGCGCATAAAAGGCTACTCCAGGGAAGATATACTTTACATAGGAAATGACAGCAATGATATTTCAGTAAAATCACTAACTTCTATATTCGTTTGTCCTAATGACAGCCATAAAAATGTGCTAGAAATTGCTGATTTAATAACAAAGAACTCAGGAGGTAGAGGATGCATAAGAGAAGTTTGCGACTTAATTACTAATCTTAAGGAAAAGCATTGA
- a CDS encoding high light inducible protein: protein MTPEAEKFNGWAAMLGFVAAFGAYATTGQIIPGIF from the coding sequence ATGACTCCTGAAGCAGAAAAATTTAATGGCTGGGCAGCAATGCTTGGCTTCGTTGCCGCATTTGGTGCTTACGCCACAACAGGTCAAATCATTCCTGGCATTTTTTAA
- a CDS encoding N-acetylneuraminate synthase family protein, whose amino-acid sequence MNLINRMRSDPFVIAEIGCNHKGSLEIAKKLVLEAKAAGATCAKFQKRNVKESLRPEIYTGPHPNPHNSYGDTYGKHREYLELTDGEHIELKEYCEQNSIHYSCTPFDLTSAKFLVSLNLKHIKVASFHNNHEELIDYLCKNQKGMIHISLGMITEKELNSLEGLLTRNNKFKDTVLYLCTSNYPCSFEDLHLEHITYLLNRFKDKCHAIGFSGHHNGIAVDLCAYTLGATYFERHFTLDRTWKGTDHAASLEPGGLRKLIRDLKAAQKSLTKRPSGVLESERHNRSFHKHINSNIDFL is encoded by the coding sequence ATGAATCTCATAAATCGAATGCGATCTGATCCATTTGTCATAGCAGAGATTGGATGCAATCATAAAGGTTCTCTTGAAATTGCTAAAAAGTTAGTGCTTGAAGCAAAGGCAGCTGGTGCCACATGCGCAAAATTCCAAAAAAGAAATGTCAAAGAATCCCTTAGGCCTGAAATATATACAGGTCCTCACCCTAATCCTCACAATAGCTATGGAGATACTTACGGAAAGCATAGAGAATATCTTGAATTAACAGACGGTGAGCATATAGAGTTGAAGGAATATTGCGAACAGAATAGTATTCACTACTCTTGTACTCCATTTGATCTTACCTCGGCCAAATTCCTTGTCTCTTTAAATTTAAAGCACATTAAAGTAGCATCTTTTCATAATAATCATGAGGAATTAATAGACTATTTATGTAAAAACCAAAAAGGCATGATACATATTTCATTGGGAATGATTACAGAGAAAGAGTTAAACTCACTAGAAGGCTTATTAACAAGAAACAACAAGTTTAAAGACACTGTTCTGTACTTATGTACATCCAACTATCCTTGTTCCTTTGAAGACTTACACCTGGAACACATCACTTACCTCCTCAATAGATTTAAAGATAAATGTCATGCCATAGGATTCTCTGGACACCACAACGGTATTGCTGTTGACTTATGTGCTTATACGTTAGGAGCGACCTATTTTGAAAGGCATTTCACTCTTGACAGGACTTGGAAAGGGACTGACCATGCAGCATCATTAGAGCCTGGAGGGCTAAGAAAGTTAATCCGTGACTTAAAAGCAGCACAAAAATCACTTACGAAAAGGCCTAGTGGTGTATTGGAGTCAGAAAGGCATAACCGTAGCTTTCATAAACATATAAACAGTAATATAGATTTTTTATAG
- a CDS encoding high light inducible protein has product MQNSKPSISLETSKILAEKVNGRAALIGVIALLGAYTTTGQIIPGYL; this is encoded by the coding sequence ATGCAAAATTCAAAGCCTTCGATCTCACTTGAAACCAGCAAAATTTTAGCTGAAAAGGTCAACGGGCGTGCTGCACTAATTGGCGTAATTGCCCTTTTAGGTGCTTACACCACTACAGGTCAAATTATTCCTGGATATCTCTAA